A stretch of the Streptomyces sp. NBC_01428 genome encodes the following:
- a CDS encoding SRPBCC family protein codes for MSEERRWQVEESVLVHATPERAYRAISDVRTMATFSPECVGVWVHGRGPVVRGTRFTGFNRKGPWLWFTDCRVVRAEEGRDFAFRVTSFGLPIALWGYRFAPEEDGTRVTEYWEDLRTGRKGRPAELLGFFTGTKPAVRHRANTAGMRATLGRLKAALEQ; via the coding sequence GTGTCCGAGGAACGCAGATGGCAGGTCGAGGAGAGCGTGCTGGTGCACGCCACCCCCGAGCGGGCCTACCGCGCGATCAGCGACGTACGGACGATGGCCACGTTCTCCCCGGAGTGCGTCGGGGTCTGGGTGCACGGCCGTGGCCCGGTCGTCCGGGGCACCAGGTTCACGGGCTTCAACCGCAAGGGCCCCTGGCTCTGGTTCACCGACTGCCGTGTCGTCCGCGCCGAGGAGGGCCGCGACTTCGCCTTCCGCGTCACCAGCTTCGGCCTGCCGATCGCCCTCTGGGGCTACCGGTTCGCGCCCGAGGAGGACGGCACCCGGGTCACCGAGTACTGGGAGGACCTGCGCACGGGACGCAAGGGCCGGCCGGCCGAACTGCTCGGATTCTTCACGGGCACCAAGCCGGCGGTACGGCACCGGGCGAACACCGCGGGGATGCGGGCGACCCTGGGGCGGCTGAAAGCGGCACTGGAGCAGTAG
- a CDS encoding alkyl/aryl-sulfatase, which yields MAYTPKGATPATGDANRAALARYAMDDRQDFLDRDRGYLAPFPDKLYAADGRVIFDASRFDYIADDAPAPDTVSPSLWRQSQLIRKGGLYKVTDGVYQVRNNDIANLTVIEGDTGLVVVDCMASVEAAAQSMAMIREHVSDKPVAAVIYTHTHIDHYGGVKGVVGVEDVASGKVPIIAPGTIASFDKHAIGENVIAGNAMSRRASYAFNSLLDYSATGCVTCGIGITTVPGVTVSYISPTDPITETGTKRDLGGLEFEFLYAPDTEAPEEMHIWIPQLGALTCAENANHSLHNIQTLRGARTRDARNFARYLDETLERWGDEVQVHYGPHTWPVWENAAVTSFLASQRDTYKYIHDQALRLANKGYTPLEAAEVIELPEELGRKWFNRGYHGTLHHDVRAVFTKELGMWDGDPVSLHPHPPTESARRLVALIGAEKVMAEGRRAHDAGDYRWAAQILHALVFAQPENQAARDLQADAYEQMGYQAEGPQWRGIFLTAAKELREGVQPATFATASPDTILAMPIDILFDYAAVHLIGDKAAQADLRIDFAFADVDETWTMWVARGVLNARRGASPNTQLTVTGPKAALVGVLLNPASAASLAEAGRIALDGDGGALQTLAELIDTFDPDFDIVTP from the coding sequence ATGGCCTACACGCCCAAGGGTGCGACGCCCGCCACCGGCGACGCGAACCGCGCGGCCCTCGCCCGGTACGCCATGGACGACCGACAGGACTTCCTCGACAGGGACCGCGGCTACCTCGCCCCGTTCCCTGACAAGCTGTACGCCGCCGACGGCCGCGTCATCTTCGACGCGAGCCGGTTCGACTACATCGCCGACGACGCCCCGGCGCCGGACACGGTCAGCCCCAGCCTGTGGCGCCAGTCGCAACTGATCCGCAAAGGCGGTCTGTACAAGGTCACCGACGGCGTCTACCAGGTGCGCAACAACGACATCGCCAACCTGACCGTGATCGAGGGCGACACCGGACTCGTCGTCGTCGACTGCATGGCATCCGTCGAGGCGGCCGCGCAGAGCATGGCCATGATCCGCGAACACGTCAGCGACAAGCCGGTCGCCGCCGTCATCTACACGCACACCCACATCGACCACTACGGCGGTGTCAAAGGAGTGGTCGGCGTCGAGGACGTGGCGTCGGGCAAGGTGCCGATCATCGCGCCGGGGACGATCGCCTCCTTCGACAAGCACGCCATCGGCGAGAACGTGATCGCCGGCAACGCGATGTCCCGCCGTGCGTCGTACGCCTTCAACAGCCTCCTCGACTACTCCGCCACCGGTTGCGTGACCTGCGGCATCGGCATCACGACCGTGCCCGGCGTCACGGTCTCGTACATCTCGCCCACGGATCCGATCACCGAGACCGGAACCAAGCGCGACCTGGGCGGCCTGGAATTCGAGTTCCTCTACGCCCCGGACACCGAGGCGCCGGAGGAAATGCACATCTGGATCCCGCAGTTGGGTGCGCTGACCTGCGCCGAGAACGCCAACCACTCGCTGCACAACATCCAGACCCTGCGCGGCGCCCGCACCCGTGACGCCCGCAACTTCGCCCGGTACCTCGACGAGACGCTGGAGCGGTGGGGCGACGAGGTCCAGGTGCACTACGGGCCGCACACCTGGCCGGTGTGGGAGAACGCGGCGGTCACCTCGTTCCTGGCGTCGCAGCGCGACACCTACAAGTACATCCACGACCAGGCGCTGCGCCTCGCGAACAAGGGATACACGCCCTTGGAGGCAGCTGAAGTCATCGAACTGCCCGAGGAGTTGGGCCGCAAATGGTTCAACCGCGGTTACCACGGCACGCTGCACCACGACGTCCGCGCGGTGTTCACCAAGGAACTCGGCATGTGGGACGGCGACCCCGTGTCCCTGCATCCTCACCCGCCGACCGAGTCGGCCCGGCGCCTCGTCGCACTGATCGGCGCCGAGAAGGTCATGGCCGAAGGACGCCGGGCCCACGACGCGGGCGACTACCGGTGGGCCGCCCAGATCCTGCACGCTCTCGTCTTCGCGCAGCCGGAGAACCAGGCGGCCCGCGACCTGCAGGCCGACGCCTACGAACAGATGGGCTACCAGGCCGAGGGCCCGCAGTGGCGCGGCATCTTCCTGACCGCGGCCAAGGAACTGCGCGAAGGCGTCCAGCCCGCCACGTTCGCCACGGCGAGCCCCGACACGATCCTCGCCATGCCCATCGACATCCTCTTCGACTACGCCGCCGTCCACCTGATCGGTGACAAAGCCGCTCAGGCCGACCTGCGCATCGACTTCGCGTTCGCGGACGTCGACGAGACGTGGACGATGTGGGTCGCGCGCGGCGTACTCAACGCCCGGCGCGGAGCGTCCCCGAACACACAACTCACCGTCACCGGCCCCAAGGCGGCCCTGGTGGGCGTACTGCTGAACCCGGCGAGCGCGGCCTCGCTCGCCGAGGCCGGAAGGATCGCCCTCGACGGCGACGGCGGCGCCCTTCAGACGCTGGCCGAGCTCATCGACACGTTCGACCCCGACTTCGACATCGTGACGCCCTGA
- a CDS encoding GNAT family N-acetyltransferase: MSDIEIRDDRPAGRLEAFAGDEVVGHIEYFVLEEPARALVPVHTIVEPEHEGHGIAGSLARELYGIAAREGIVVAPLCPYVVKWAERHPEEAPAADPALRRAALEWLKAHPGRF, from the coding sequence GTGAGCGACATCGAGATCCGTGACGACCGGCCGGCCGGACGCCTTGAGGCGTTCGCCGGCGACGAGGTGGTCGGGCACATCGAGTACTTCGTCCTGGAGGAGCCCGCCCGCGCCCTCGTCCCGGTCCACACCATCGTGGAGCCCGAGCACGAGGGTCACGGCATCGCGGGCTCCCTCGCCCGCGAGCTGTACGGCATCGCCGCGCGCGAGGGCATCGTGGTCGCGCCGCTCTGCCCGTACGTCGTGAAGTGGGCGGAGCGCCACCCCGAGGAGGCTCCCGCGGCCGATCCCGCGCTGCGGCGTGCCGCACTGGAGTGGCTCAAGGCGCACCCCGGACGCTTCTGA
- a CDS encoding TetR/AcrR family transcriptional regulator, with product MATAAETHPGKPARRKRRTMSPDDRRSALIRGASEVFREKGFAAATVAELAEAGEVAKGTFYLYFDSKDHLLGAMWEEYVDGFLRDTRAMLDEGGAWWPSLDRLIRTMVEHAVHNADLHRIVYRSANAKALELCHASNQRVVDLMCDFVARGSLVGAFRARDTGLACRLVFHAADGLLDDLISRDEPIDLEEVTASILELAHRGLGDPDLD from the coding sequence ATGGCGACGGCAGCAGAGACCCACCCCGGGAAGCCCGCGCGCCGCAAGCGCCGGACCATGAGCCCCGACGACCGCCGCTCGGCGCTGATCAGGGGTGCTTCCGAGGTCTTCCGGGAGAAGGGCTTCGCGGCGGCCACGGTCGCCGAGCTGGCCGAGGCGGGCGAGGTGGCCAAGGGCACCTTCTACCTCTACTTCGACTCCAAGGACCACCTGCTCGGGGCGATGTGGGAGGAGTACGTCGACGGCTTCCTGCGGGACACCCGCGCGATGCTCGACGAGGGCGGCGCCTGGTGGCCGAGCCTGGACCGGCTGATCCGCACGATGGTCGAGCACGCCGTCCACAACGCCGACCTGCACCGCATCGTCTACCGCTCCGCCAACGCCAAGGCGCTGGAGCTCTGCCACGCCTCCAACCAGCGCGTCGTGGACCTGATGTGCGACTTCGTCGCCCGCGGCTCGCTGGTCGGAGCCTTCCGCGCCCGCGACACCGGCCTCGCCTGCCGCCTGGTCTTCCACGCCGCGGACGGCCTCCTCGACGACTTGATCAGCCGCGACGAGCCCATCGACCTCGAAGAGGTCACCGCGTCCATCCTGGAACTGGCGCACCGAGGCCTCGGCGACCCGGACCTCGACTGA
- the panD gene encoding aspartate 1-decarboxylase, whose amino-acid sequence MLRTMFKSKIHRATVTQADLHYVGSVTIDADLLDAADLLPGELVHIVDITNGARLETYVIEGERGSGVIGINGAAAHLVQPDDLVIIISYAQVDDAEARALRPRVVHVDRDNRIVSLGADPSEPVPGSDQQRSPQAVTV is encoded by the coding sequence ATGCTGCGCACCATGTTCAAATCCAAGATCCACCGTGCCACCGTCACCCAGGCCGACCTGCACTACGTCGGATCCGTGACCATCGACGCCGATCTGCTCGACGCCGCCGATCTGCTGCCCGGTGAGCTGGTCCACATCGTCGACATCACCAACGGTGCCCGTCTGGAGACGTACGTCATCGAGGGGGAGCGCGGGTCCGGGGTCATCGGGATCAACGGGGCCGCCGCCCATCTCGTGCAGCCCGATGATCTGGTGATCATCATCAGTTACGCTCAGGTCGATGACGCCGAGGCGCGGGCGCTGCGGCCGCGGGTCGTGCATGTGGACCGCGACAACCGGATCGTCTCCCTCGGTGCCGATCCGTCCGAGCCGGTCCCGGGCTCGGACCAGCAGCGCAGCCCCCAGGCCGTCACCGTCTGA
- a CDS encoding aspartate/glutamate racemase family protein, which translates to MSGAPSPAASRAPLPASPGPLALLHTSPAHIPVFDALRDEDHPGLDLRHFVAEDLLARARREGPDAVADDVRALLGEAVADGARAVLCTCSTIGGVAERTDAGVPVLRVDRPMAAAAVAAGPRVVVLATVASTLEPTVALVEEEARRAGRRVEVRTVLVDGAWALFEAGDTDGCARAVADAADAVTGADAIVLAQASMTPAQTLTTTAIPVLSSPRPGLAAAASAAECPPRPGWTGTGDAGSPRDRRPLR; encoded by the coding sequence ATGTCCGGGGCACCGTCCCCGGCGGCGTCCCGAGCACCTCTTCCCGCGTCGCCCGGACCACTCGCGCTGCTGCACACCTCACCGGCCCACATCCCCGTCTTCGACGCCCTGCGCGACGAGGACCACCCGGGCCTGGACCTGCGGCACTTCGTCGCCGAGGACCTGCTGGCGCGCGCCCGGCGTGAAGGCCCCGACGCGGTCGCCGACGACGTCCGGGCCCTGCTCGGCGAAGCCGTCGCCGACGGTGCCCGGGCCGTGCTCTGCACCTGTTCGACCATCGGCGGCGTGGCCGAACGGACCGACGCCGGGGTGCCCGTGCTGCGCGTGGACCGGCCCATGGCCGCCGCGGCGGTCGCCGCAGGCCCGCGGGTCGTCGTCCTCGCGACGGTGGCCAGCACGCTGGAGCCGACGGTCGCCCTCGTCGAGGAGGAGGCCCGCCGCGCCGGACGTCGCGTCGAGGTCCGTACGGTGCTCGTCGACGGCGCGTGGGCCCTGTTCGAGGCGGGCGACACGGACGGCTGCGCCCGCGCGGTGGCCGACGCCGCCGACGCGGTCACCGGCGCCGACGCGATCGTCCTCGCCCAGGCGTCCATGACACCGGCACAGACCCTGACCACCACCGCGATCCCGGTCCTGTCCAGTCCCCGCCCGGGCCTGGCGGCCGCTGCCTCCGCCGCCGAGTGCCCGCCCCGGCCCGGCTGGACCGGCACCGGCGACGCCGGCTCGCCCCGGGACCGTCGCCCCCTGCGCTGA
- a CDS encoding GDSL-type esterase/lipase family protein has product MPGPGHGRDRTRNEARGEDRIVRRGVRAPGGAPRRAAGDVGAAPADEHADPRCLGPGEGAALLADARWRRAVVLGDSSVDSAGMTVVPGWARAPWTDRVIAALREAHPRFACLHPRGRRELSLSHVRSTQLGDALDFNGDLALLACGGPELRARSFDPDAMEFELSRILAALRGATCQVVLVVSPFDLTQAGEVPADQVAGLRARQRLLSERIEAVVLRHGCVHVDLAAHEGPSPGDLWGARPGRLSSRGHAVAAAAVVRTLGRLLAT; this is encoded by the coding sequence ATGCCTGGACCAGGGCACGGAAGAGACCGGACACGGAACGAGGCGCGGGGCGAGGACCGGATCGTCCGGCGGGGTGTCCGGGCGCCGGGCGGCGCACCGCGGAGGGCTGCGGGGGACGTCGGCGCGGCTCCCGCGGATGAGCACGCGGATCCGCGGTGCCTGGGGCCCGGCGAGGGCGCCGCACTCCTCGCCGACGCCCGGTGGCGGCGCGCCGTGGTGCTGGGCGACAGCAGCGTCGACTCCGCCGGGATGACCGTCGTGCCGGGCTGGGCGCGCGCCCCGTGGACCGACCGCGTCATCGCCGCGCTGCGCGAGGCGCATCCGCGGTTCGCCTGTCTCCATCCCCGAGGCAGGCGGGAGCTTTCGCTCTCCCACGTACGGTCGACCCAGCTGGGGGACGCGCTCGACTTCAACGGTGACCTCGCGCTGCTCGCGTGCGGGGGGCCGGAGTTGAGGGCGCGCTCCTTCGATCCGGACGCCATGGAGTTCGAATTGAGCCGGATTCTGGCCGCGTTGCGCGGAGCGACCTGTCAAGTGGTGCTGGTGGTCAGCCCGTTCGACCTGACGCAGGCCGGTGAGGTGCCCGCGGACCAGGTCGCCGGCCTCCGGGCCCGGCAGCGCCTGCTCTCCGAACGTATCGAGGCGGTGGTCCTGCGCCACGGCTGCGTCCATGTCGACCTCGCCGCGCACGAGGGTCCGTCCCCCGGGGATCTGTGGGGCGCGCGCCCGGGGCGGCTGAGCAGCCGGGGTCACGCGGTGGCGGCGGCCGCGGTGGTCCGGACGCTGGGGCGTCTGCTCGCGACGTGA
- a CDS encoding diacylglycerol/lipid kinase family protein, which produces MSAPFASVLVIANPVSGTYLPETAETVRRRFADAGHTVTLAVTEQAGHARKLAAEALAPDGPGIVVALGGDGTAHDVAAGLAGADTSASPHAARTPALLTLPTGTGNSFYREIWADRPWREALELAVTAPHFRAIDLARVAENGASALLGASTGVVAQSLITARDITDAGRERYEKAVATSLRTFTPYPGRVLVDGEVVQEGPTVFANVGGGRHRGGRFKLLPHSVLDDGLLDVCVVGTALPLRELPALSRDGGHVGREGVVYARGRSIVVERTDGHPLVFEYDGDVLDLPGERFTLDVMPGALRVVAPLPGR; this is translated from the coding sequence ATGAGCGCCCCGTTCGCATCGGTCCTGGTGATCGCCAACCCCGTCTCGGGAACGTACCTGCCCGAGACCGCCGAGACGGTGCGCCGCCGGTTCGCCGACGCCGGTCACACCGTCACCCTCGCGGTCACCGAACAGGCGGGCCACGCACGCAAGTTGGCCGCCGAGGCGCTGGCTCCCGACGGACCCGGCATCGTGGTCGCACTGGGCGGCGACGGAACGGCGCACGACGTGGCCGCGGGCCTGGCGGGCGCCGACACCTCCGCGTCCCCCCACGCGGCCCGGACACCCGCCCTGCTGACCCTGCCCACCGGCACCGGCAACTCCTTCTACCGCGAGATCTGGGCCGACCGACCCTGGCGTGAAGCCCTCGAACTCGCCGTGACGGCACCGCACTTCCGCGCGATCGACCTGGCGCGAGTCGCGGAGAACGGGGCGTCGGCCCTGCTCGGCGCCTCCACCGGCGTCGTCGCCCAGTCCCTCATCACGGCCCGCGACATCACCGACGCCGGCCGCGAACGGTACGAGAAGGCGGTCGCCACCTCCCTGCGTACGTTCACCCCCTACCCGGGCCGGGTCCTGGTCGACGGCGAGGTGGTGCAGGAGGGCCCGACCGTCTTCGCGAACGTCGGCGGCGGCCGGCACCGCGGCGGACGCTTCAAACTGCTCCCGCACTCCGTCCTGGACGACGGCCTCCTCGACGTATGCGTCGTCGGCACCGCCCTCCCGTTGCGGGAACTCCCGGCACTCTCCCGCGACGGCGGCCACGTCGGCCGCGAGGGAGTGGTCTACGCCCGCGGCCGCTCCATCGTCGTGGAACGCACGGACGGACACCCTCTCGTCTTCGAGTACGACGGCGACGTACTGGACCTACCGGGCGAGCGCTTCACGCTGGACGTGATGCCGGGGGCGCTGCGGGTCGTGGCGCCGTTGCCGGGGCGGTAG
- a CDS encoding MmgE/PrpD family protein, with translation MAKGPDPLRARSRTAPAQDSPGSAEPRGESGEAGRPGEHGGHGEDGGPSRGSGSGSGSGSGSGSGESIIRQLSNWGSRLVLDDAPERVVAHLKSQILSQLGAARAGYGHPLGRRVRQAYGSPLQDDPQHAVHSLSMATVCLDFDDTAYAGHLSHSTVNVPLIYASSLGLDGRQLLTAVLAANETAARITAAATLGPFRGQTAGHTHLAGAVAGRLRAESASADVWAHALGMAFSVPTWSLSRGFFSTDAKLLVAAVPVRIGLSACDGARFGLTGPEDVLEHPQGFLHRFADIPLPEEAVAGLGTLWHTETFSYKIHPGSAYTSAAVDCAVELHHALEGVDHRDIAEVVVRGSIFTAGLDRIARQHRIGPDSSVAALNFSLPYNVATALLTGSLLPADLAHPAVDRPDRWELAARVRTEHDPAFSRHALLATAPLGQALRRAGERAEAWVRAIDTRAAETLPPAWLEPETDFRWATKNLGARVTVRLRDGRELHVERRGAVGAASGADGTDHAALARAKFLACGGDPEAADLVARLEHLRPDDVRRLVRLALAGPDDAPISRPSAETPVARDVRDMRKDTAMETAALEEAYTGLIAAATAAARGDEASAPPSGERDADWTLAHVALSDRLLASTARQVLAGDAAGLDNGPAMDPKAIGELTSSAGRDVLVELVRRNAAELVGLLAQTPDNQRATPVSVRLVGDKGEELFSGAVPWGEIVRLRAEDHIPGHTGRLRRIAGAPQET, from the coding sequence GTGGCGAAGGGTCCCGACCCGCTCCGGGCGCGGTCCCGGACAGCCCCGGCACAGGACTCGCCCGGTTCGGCGGAGCCCCGCGGCGAGTCGGGCGAGGCCGGCAGGCCCGGCGAGCACGGCGGACACGGCGAAGACGGCGGACCCAGCCGCGGCAGCGGCAGCGGCAGCGGCAGCGGCAGCGGCAGCGGCAGCGGCGAGAGCATCATCCGCCAGCTCTCCAACTGGGGCAGCCGACTTGTCCTGGACGACGCACCCGAGCGGGTCGTCGCGCACCTCAAGAGCCAGATCCTCAGCCAGCTCGGCGCCGCCCGCGCGGGGTACGGGCACCCGCTCGGCAGACGTGTCCGCCAGGCCTACGGCAGCCCCCTCCAGGACGATCCCCAGCACGCCGTGCACTCGCTCTCCATGGCGACCGTCTGCCTGGACTTCGACGACACCGCCTACGCGGGCCACCTGTCGCACTCCACGGTCAACGTCCCGCTGATCTACGCGAGTTCACTCGGCCTCGACGGGCGACAGCTGTTGACCGCGGTCCTCGCGGCCAACGAGACGGCCGCCCGGATCACCGCCGCCGCGACCCTCGGCCCGTTCCGCGGCCAGACCGCGGGGCACACCCATCTGGCCGGGGCGGTCGCCGGGCGGCTGCGCGCGGAGAGCGCCTCCGCCGACGTCTGGGCGCACGCACTGGGCATGGCGTTCTCGGTGCCGACGTGGAGCCTGTCACGCGGGTTCTTCAGCACGGACGCCAAGCTGCTGGTGGCCGCCGTGCCGGTGCGGATCGGGCTGAGCGCGTGCGACGGCGCCCGGTTCGGGCTCACCGGGCCCGAGGACGTACTGGAACATCCGCAAGGGTTCCTGCACCGGTTCGCGGACATCCCCCTGCCCGAGGAGGCGGTGGCCGGACTCGGCACCCTCTGGCACACGGAGACCTTCTCGTACAAGATCCATCCGGGCAGCGCCTACACGAGCGCCGCCGTCGACTGCGCGGTCGAACTGCACCACGCGTTGGAGGGGGTCGACCACCGGGACATCGCCGAAGTGGTCGTGCGGGGCTCGATCTTCACCGCCGGGCTCGACCGCATCGCCCGGCAGCACCGGATCGGCCCCGACTCCAGCGTGGCCGCCCTCAACTTCTCCCTCCCCTACAACGTCGCCACCGCCCTCCTCACCGGCTCCCTGCTCCCCGCGGACCTCGCGCACCCCGCGGTGGACCGCCCCGACCGCTGGGAACTCGCCGCCCGCGTCCGTACCGAGCACGACCCGGCGTTCAGCCGGCACGCGCTGCTGGCCACCGCCCCGCTCGGCCAGGCGCTGCGCCGGGCGGGCGAGCGGGCCGAGGCCTGGGTACGGGCCATCGACACCCGGGCCGCCGAGACCCTGCCGCCCGCCTGGCTGGAGCCGGAGACCGACTTCCGGTGGGCCACCAAGAACCTCGGCGCCCGTGTCACCGTCCGGCTGCGCGACGGCCGCGAACTGCACGTGGAGCGGCGTGGCGCGGTGGGTGCCGCGAGCGGCGCCGACGGCACCGACCACGCGGCGCTCGCACGCGCCAAGTTCCTCGCGTGCGGCGGCGATCCGGAAGCCGCCGACCTCGTCGCCCGTCTCGAACACCTGCGTCCCGACGACGTCCGACGCCTGGTGCGGCTGGCGCTCGCCGGGCCCGACGACGCCCCCATCTCGCGCCCATCCGCCGAGACCCCTGTCGCCCGCGACGTCCGGGACATGCGAAAGGACACAGCAATGGAGACCGCCGCTCTGGAAGAGGCCTATACGGGCCTGATCGCCGCCGCGACCGCCGCGGCCCGCGGCGACGAGGCGTCCGCCCCACCGTCGGGCGAGCGCGACGCGGACTGGACCCTCGCCCATGTCGCCCTGAGCGACCGGCTGTTGGCGTCGACGGCCCGGCAGGTGCTGGCGGGAGACGCGGCGGGGCTGGACAACGGACCGGCCATGGACCCGAAGGCCATCGGGGAACTGACCTCCTCGGCCGGTCGGGACGTCCTGGTCGAACTCGTCCGCCGCAACGCCGCCGAACTGGTCGGCCTGCTCGCCCAGACACCCGACAATCAGCGGGCGACGCCGGTCTCCGTGCGCCTCGTCGGTGACAAGGGCGAGGAGCTCTTCAGCGGGGCCGTGCCGTGGGGCGAGATCGTGCGCCTGCGCGCCGAGGACCACATCCCCGGGCACACGGGCCGGCTCCGGCGTATCGCGGGGGCACCGCAGGAGACCTGA
- a CDS encoding MFS transporter has translation MSDTTAPGQRKGLLLAFLCFGVFMVYLDATIVNVALPDIQEDLSTDITQLQWIIDAYTLTFACLLLTSGTLGDILGRKKIFLAGLIGFTLSSVICALSDSIGVLLLGRTLQGVCGSIMIPVSLALVSAAYTAPADRAKAIGIWAGVGGIALSTGPVLGGVLVDHYGWQSIFWVNAPVGVIATVVLAKLLTENRSPRKRRLDLVGQLLFITTIAALAYGLIEGNSRGWTSGIILGSFAGSVVTLLLFALWELRHPDPMLPMGFFRSPIVVVAGIVNFLSLFGLFAAIFLLTLYLQSINQLSSIETGVRFLALTVPIMIASFAASIVAAKVGPRLPIAIGSALSAGGLFGLTVLEVGSGFGSYWWSLALLGVGVSFTGAPATVALLGSVPAEQAGTASGVSNTFRQVGTVFGVALAGALLLRHLRDGMPDALAGTDLPAQTQAKAVELLGDGDLSRVAALPPQIRGTVMEAVSPVYVEGMHIAMEIAGAGALIGGLFALIFLKGRRPADQAEAPAVDHDHGQDDLPVETAGQHS, from the coding sequence ATGAGCGACACCACCGCCCCGGGCCAGCGGAAGGGGCTTCTGCTCGCCTTCCTCTGCTTCGGCGTGTTCATGGTCTATCTCGACGCCACGATCGTGAACGTGGCGCTGCCCGACATCCAGGAAGACCTGTCCACGGACATCACCCAGCTCCAGTGGATCATCGACGCCTACACGCTGACCTTCGCGTGTCTGCTGCTGACCTCCGGCACCCTGGGCGACATCCTCGGCCGCAAGAAGATCTTCCTCGCGGGCCTGATCGGCTTCACCCTCAGCTCCGTGATCTGCGCGCTGTCCGACTCGATCGGGGTGCTGCTCCTCGGCCGTACCCTCCAGGGGGTCTGCGGCTCGATCATGATCCCGGTGTCGCTCGCGCTGGTCTCCGCCGCCTACACCGCCCCCGCCGACCGCGCCAAGGCCATCGGCATCTGGGCCGGCGTCGGCGGCATCGCGCTGTCGACCGGTCCCGTGCTCGGCGGCGTGCTCGTCGACCACTACGGCTGGCAGAGCATCTTCTGGGTCAACGCGCCCGTCGGGGTCATCGCCACCGTCGTCCTCGCGAAGCTCCTCACCGAGAACCGCTCCCCGCGGAAGCGCCGTCTCGACCTCGTCGGACAGCTGCTGTTCATCACGACGATCGCGGCGCTGGCGTACGGCCTGATCGAGGGCAACAGCAGGGGCTGGACGTCCGGGATCATCCTCGGGTCGTTCGCCGGGTCGGTCGTCACGCTGCTGCTCTTCGCGCTGTGGGAGCTGCGGCACCCCGACCCCATGCTGCCGATGGGCTTCTTCCGCAGCCCGATCGTGGTCGTCGCGGGCATCGTCAACTTCCTCAGCCTGTTCGGCCTGTTCGCCGCGATCTTCCTGCTCACGCTGTATCTGCAGAGCATCAACCAGCTCAGTTCCATCGAGACCGGGGTGCGGTTCCTCGCGCTCACGGTGCCGATCATGATCGCCTCGTTCGCCGCCAGCATCGTGGCCGCGAAGGTCGGACCGCGACTGCCGATCGCCATCGGTTCCGCACTGTCCGCCGGCGGCCTCTTCGGGCTCACGGTCCTGGAGGTCGGGTCCGGATTCGGCAGCTACTGGTGGTCACTGGCCCTCCTCGGCGTGGGCGTCTCGTTCACCGGCGCGCCCGCCACGGTCGCGCTCCTCGGGTCCGTACCGGCGGAACAGGCCGGTACCGCGTCCGGCGTCTCCAACACGTTCCGCCAGGTCGGCACCGTCTTCGGGGTCGCCCTCGCCGGCGCTCTGCTCCTGCGGCACCTGCGGGACGGGATGCCCGACGCGCTGGCCGGGACCGACCTGCCCGCCCAGACACAGGCCAAGGCCGTCGAGCTGCTCGGTGACGGCGACCTGTCCCGTGTCGCAGCCCTCCCCCCGCAGATCCGGGGGACGGTGATGGAGGCGGTCAGCCCGGTCTACGTCGAGGGCATGCACATCGCCATGGAGATCGCCGGCGCCGGCGCCCTGATCGGCGGGCTGTTCGCGCTGATCTTCCTCAAGGGCAGGCGGCCGGCCGACCAGGCCGAGGCGCCCGCGGTGGACCACGACCACGGGCAGGACGACCTCCCGGTCGAGACCGCGGGACAGCACTCCTGA